The following are from one region of the Nocardioides marmotae genome:
- a CDS encoding IclR family transcriptional regulator domain-containing protein, which produces MAGRGTGPDFVEALARGLDVLTCFDAERREMTLADVAGATGLARPTARRLLLTLEELGYVRTSEGRFALTPRVLRLGAAYAASLGLWDMARPHLESLVARTGESSSMTQLDGSDVVYVARVAVPKIIALRVDIGTRFPAVPTSQGKVLLAALDPAARAAALAEPTRSGLPAPAYDPEELEADLRTVRARGWALADEELARGIRSIAVPVRDGDGVVRAAMNVTVHAAETSVETLTGEYLPWLMQTASDVAADWALWQARPQVGG; this is translated from the coding sequence ATGGCAGGACGTGGCACCGGACCCGACTTCGTCGAGGCGCTCGCGCGCGGGCTCGACGTGCTCACCTGCTTCGACGCCGAGCGGCGGGAGATGACGCTCGCCGACGTCGCGGGGGCGACCGGGTTGGCGCGACCGACCGCTCGACGCCTGCTGCTCACCCTCGAGGAGCTCGGCTACGTGCGCACGAGCGAGGGCCGCTTCGCCCTCACCCCGCGCGTCCTGCGCCTGGGTGCGGCGTACGCCGCCTCGCTGGGGCTGTGGGACATGGCCCGGCCGCACCTGGAGTCGCTCGTCGCGCGGACCGGGGAGTCCTCCTCGATGACCCAGCTCGACGGCTCCGACGTGGTGTACGTCGCCCGCGTGGCCGTGCCGAAGATCATCGCGCTCCGCGTCGACATCGGCACCCGCTTCCCGGCCGTGCCGACCTCGCAGGGCAAGGTCCTGCTCGCCGCGCTCGACCCGGCCGCCCGGGCCGCCGCGCTCGCCGAGCCGACCCGGTCGGGCCTGCCCGCCCCGGCCTACGACCCCGAGGAGCTGGAGGCCGACCTGCGGACCGTCCGCGCCCGCGGCTGGGCCCTGGCCGACGAGGAGCTCGCCCGCGGCATCCGCTCGATCGCGGTGCCGGTGCGCGACGGCGACGGCGTGGTCCGCGCGGCCATGAACGTCACCGTGCACGCGGCCGAGACCAGCGTGGAGACCCTGACCGGGGAGTACCTCCCGTGGCTGATGCAGACCGCGAGCGACGTCGCCGCGGACTGGGCGCTGTGGCAGGCCCGCCCGCAGGTCGGCGGCTGA
- a CDS encoding metallopeptidase family protein produces MPIDMEPDRFDALVDQALDGIPDELARLVSNVVVLVEEEPPEGEPDDLLGLYDGVALTERTSWTEGAHLPDRIFVFRGPLLDLCESEEELVEEVRITVVHEVAHHFGIDDARLHDLGYA; encoded by the coding sequence GTGCCGATCGACATGGAACCCGACCGCTTCGACGCGCTCGTCGACCAGGCGCTGGACGGCATCCCGGACGAGCTGGCCCGGCTCGTCAGCAACGTCGTCGTCCTGGTCGAGGAGGAGCCGCCCGAGGGCGAGCCCGACGACCTGCTGGGGCTCTACGACGGCGTCGCGCTGACCGAGCGGACCAGCTGGACCGAGGGCGCGCACCTCCCCGACCGGATCTTCGTCTTCCGCGGTCCGCTGCTCGACCTGTGCGAGAGCGAGGAGGAGCTCGTCGAGGAGGTCCGGATCACCGTCGTGCACGAGGTCGCCCACCACTTCGGCATCGACGACGCGCGGCTGCACGACCTCGGCTACGCCTGA
- a CDS encoding quinone oxidoreductase family protein, whose product MRAARLHTCGEPPQAIDVPEPLPGEGRALVAVSAAPITPLDLLCASGTSYFGEPATPYVPGVQGVGTVVASAVHAPGTRVWFPTSAGMAPGDGAMAERAVVPDADLVPLTGRVDDVHLAALGLSAIAAWTALTLTGRLEAGERVLVLGSSGVVGRVGLQAARLIGAGAVFGAALEPTADGDAAALGADGFVPLRREDDVAGLAARMREVVGEVDLVLDPLCGVPASAALLCLAPRGRLVNLGSSAGEVATFSSAHLRSGTRQVLGYTNNDLTAEERRAAMAAIEAHAAAGRLAVPYEAFPLEDAAEAWTRQQRGEVHGRAVLTI is encoded by the coding sequence ATGCGCGCCGCCCGGCTCCACACCTGCGGCGAGCCGCCGCAGGCCATCGACGTCCCCGAGCCGCTCCCGGGCGAGGGCCGGGCGCTGGTCGCGGTCTCCGCCGCGCCGATCACCCCGCTCGACCTGCTCTGCGCGAGCGGCACGTCGTACTTCGGGGAGCCGGCGACGCCGTACGTCCCCGGCGTGCAGGGGGTCGGCACCGTCGTGGCCTCGGCCGTGCACGCCCCGGGGACGCGCGTGTGGTTCCCGACCTCCGCCGGGATGGCGCCCGGGGACGGCGCGATGGCCGAGCGTGCCGTCGTGCCCGACGCCGACCTGGTGCCGCTGACCGGTCGCGTCGACGACGTGCACCTCGCCGCCCTCGGGCTCTCCGCGATCGCCGCGTGGACCGCGCTGACGCTGACCGGCCGGCTCGAGGCGGGTGAGCGGGTGCTCGTGCTGGGCTCCAGCGGCGTGGTCGGCCGGGTGGGGCTGCAGGCCGCCCGGCTCATCGGCGCGGGGGCCGTCTTCGGCGCGGCGCTCGAGCCGACGGCCGACGGCGACGCCGCGGCCCTGGGCGCCGACGGCTTCGTGCCGCTGCGCCGCGAGGACGACGTCGCGGGGCTGGCCGCCCGGATGCGCGAGGTCGTCGGCGAGGTCGACCTGGTGCTCGACCCGCTGTGCGGGGTGCCCGCCTCAGCCGCGCTGCTGTGCCTGGCGCCGCGCGGGCGGCTGGTCAACCTCGGCAGCAGCGCCGGCGAGGTCGCGACGTTCTCCTCCGCCCACCTGCGCAGCGGCACCCGCCAGGTGCTGGGCTACACCAACAACGACCTCACCGCCGAGGAGCGTCGCGCGGCGATGGCCGCCATCGAGGCGCACGCCGCGGCCGGCCGGCTCGCGGTGCCCTACGAGGCGTTCCCGCTCGAGGACGCCGCCGAGGCGTGGACCCGTCAGCAGCGCGGCGAGGTCCACGGCCGGGCGGTCCTCACCATCTGA
- a CDS encoding amidohydrolase family protein has translation MPTPATPATDLAGAPAVVLRGGTVLTMDDRRTVLTDADVLVVGQRIEAVGPSLEVPEGTVEIDATGGIVMPGMVDTHRHMWQTAVRGYGADWTLTQYFVWNYLEHGKKFRPQDIYAGNLLSGLEALEAGVTTSVDWSHNLHTVDHADAAVDALEEVPGRFVFAYGNIQAGPWEWSASPEFRDFVERRMTRSDMLGFQMAFDVTGDPEFPERAAFEVARDLGVPVTTHAGVWGATNDNGIRLMHEHGFMTPETVYVHAATLSDDSYQRIAATGGHASVAAESEASCGQGYPSSWSLRRHGIPISLSMDTSVWMSADIFSAMRSTLNADRTREHHEAHAGNETVTHLAVRAADVVEWATRGGARALGLDDVTGSIEAGKKADVVLIKNDDSPVMFPVLNPYGHVVLQAQRGDVHTVLVDGRVVKHDHKLVDVDLAQARRVVEDTVTHLQDTLGAEAWAAGMSPDVVAGSAVLDNPYTYTEYADSSTHQR, from the coding sequence ATGCCCACGCCTGCCACTCCCGCGACCGACCTCGCCGGCGCGCCCGCCGTCGTCCTGCGCGGCGGCACCGTGCTCACGATGGACGATCGCCGCACCGTGCTGACCGACGCGGACGTGCTCGTCGTGGGCCAGCGAATCGAGGCGGTCGGCCCCTCGCTGGAGGTCCCCGAGGGCACCGTCGAGATCGACGCCACCGGCGGCATCGTGATGCCCGGCATGGTCGACACCCACCGGCACATGTGGCAGACCGCCGTGCGGGGGTACGGCGCGGACTGGACGCTGACCCAGTACTTCGTGTGGAACTACCTCGAGCACGGCAAGAAGTTCCGCCCCCAGGACATCTACGCCGGCAACCTGCTCAGCGGTCTCGAGGCGCTCGAGGCGGGGGTGACGACCAGCGTCGACTGGTCGCACAACCTGCACACCGTCGACCACGCCGACGCGGCGGTCGACGCCCTCGAGGAGGTGCCGGGGCGCTTCGTCTTCGCCTACGGCAACATCCAGGCCGGCCCCTGGGAGTGGTCGGCGAGCCCGGAGTTCCGCGACTTCGTCGAGCGCCGGATGACGCGCAGCGACATGCTCGGCTTCCAGATGGCCTTCGACGTCACCGGCGACCCGGAGTTCCCCGAGCGGGCCGCCTTCGAGGTCGCCCGCGACCTCGGCGTCCCCGTCACCACCCACGCCGGGGTGTGGGGCGCGACCAACGACAACGGCATCCGGCTGATGCACGAGCACGGCTTCATGACGCCCGAGACCGTCTACGTCCACGCCGCCACGCTCAGCGACGACTCCTACCAGCGGATCGCGGCCACCGGCGGGCACGCCTCGGTCGCGGCGGAGAGCGAGGCCAGCTGCGGCCAGGGCTACCCCTCGAGCTGGTCGCTGCGCCGCCACGGCATCCCGATCTCGCTGTCGATGGACACCAGCGTGTGGATGAGCGCCGACATCTTCTCCGCGATGCGCTCCACGCTCAACGCCGACCGCACCCGCGAGCACCACGAGGCGCACGCCGGGAACGAGACCGTCACCCACCTCGCCGTCCGCGCCGCGGACGTCGTGGAGTGGGCCACGCGCGGCGGCGCCCGGGCCCTCGGCCTCGACGACGTCACCGGCAGCATCGAGGCCGGCAAGAAGGCCGACGTGGTGCTGATCAAGAACGACGACTCACCGGTGATGTTCCCGGTGCTCAACCCCTACGGCCACGTGGTGCTGCAGGCCCAGCGCGGCGACGTCCACACCGTCCTGGTCGACGGCCGGGTCGTCAAGCACGACCACAAGCTCGTCGACGTCGACCTCGCCCAGGCCCGCCGGGTCGTCGAGGACACCGTGACCCACCTCCAGGACACCCTCGGCGCGGAGGCGTGGGCGGCCGGGATGAGCCCGGACGTGGTGGCCGGCTCGGCGGTGCTGGACAACCCCTACACCTACACCGAGTACGCCGACTCCTCGACGCACCAGCGCTGA
- a CDS encoding extradiol ring-cleavage dioxygenase, with protein sequence MAKLVAILATTHHPFFYKTSRLPAEEAPPFAADWVRKVEAYRETLTRARPDVLVMVGSDHFHQMWLDNMPQFLVGKAPYYDGNWDNEVREFGMPKLFFQGHEELSAYMLREGIDRGFDLAFSHELRVDHSITCPIFTVRPQNDLPIVPIYTNIFAPPLPRPERFVKLGQTIREIIDAWPSELRVAVIGTGHLSLELGGPRQFGPHGPDPEFDARAVEWIRTGDIDGALANVTLDSLHAPGNATHGFMDFMLMMGIAGYEKADYADNLDLFHTMEAYFTWYPDPSLVPGLPLVSKGSLS encoded by the coding sequence ATGGCGAAGCTGGTGGCGATCCTCGCCACGACCCACCACCCCTTCTTCTACAAGACCAGCCGGCTCCCGGCGGAGGAGGCGCCGCCGTTCGCGGCGGACTGGGTGCGGAAGGTGGAGGCCTACCGCGAGACGCTCACCCGCGCCCGGCCCGACGTGTTGGTGATGGTCGGCTCGGACCACTTCCACCAGATGTGGCTCGACAACATGCCTCAGTTCCTCGTCGGCAAGGCGCCGTACTACGACGGCAACTGGGACAACGAGGTCCGCGAGTTCGGCATGCCGAAGCTGTTCTTCCAGGGCCACGAGGAGCTCTCGGCCTACATGCTGCGGGAGGGCATCGACCGCGGCTTCGACCTCGCCTTCTCCCACGAGCTGCGGGTCGACCACTCGATCACCTGCCCGATCTTCACCGTGCGCCCGCAGAACGACCTGCCGATCGTGCCGATCTACACCAACATCTTCGCGCCGCCGCTGCCCCGGCCCGAGCGCTTCGTGAAGCTGGGGCAGACGATCCGCGAGATCATCGACGCCTGGCCCAGCGAGCTGCGCGTCGCGGTGATCGGCACCGGCCACCTCTCCCTCGAGCTCGGCGGACCGCGCCAGTTCGGCCCGCACGGCCCGGACCCGGAGTTCGACGCCCGGGCCGTGGAGTGGATCCGGACCGGCGACATCGACGGGGCGCTGGCGAACGTGACGCTCGACAGCCTCCACGCGCCGGGCAACGCCACCCACGGGTTCATGGACTTCATGCTGATGATGGGGATCGCGGGCTACGAGAAGGCCGACTACGCCGACAACCTCGACCTGTTCCACACCATGGAGGCCTACTTCACCTGGTACCCCGACCCGAGCCTCGTCCCGGGCCTCCCGCTCGTCTCGAAGGGGTCCCTCTCGTGA
- a CDS encoding fluoride efflux transporter FluC — protein sequence MTLLLVAAGGALGSLLRYVAASALDARWPRGTLAVNLAGSALLGLLVGRDTGDAAYALLGVGFCGGLTTWSAFAVQTHDLGPRSGATYAAVTLGSALAACALGFWVGAQA from the coding sequence GTGACCCTGCTGCTCGTCGCCGCCGGCGGGGCGCTCGGCTCGCTGCTGCGGTACGTCGCCGCGTCGGCGCTCGACGCCCGCTGGCCCCGCGGCACGCTGGCGGTCAACCTCGCCGGCTCGGCGCTGCTCGGGCTGCTCGTCGGCCGGGACACCGGCGACGCGGCGTACGCGCTCCTCGGCGTGGGGTTCTGCGGCGGGCTGACCACCTGGTCGGCGTTCGCGGTGCAGACCCACGACCTCGGGCCGCGGTCGGGGGCGACGTACGCGGCCGTGACGCTCGGGTCGGCGCTGGCGGCGTGCGCGCTGGGCTTCTGGGTGGGCGCTCAGGCGTAG
- a CDS encoding citryl-CoA lyase → MSDHPTYPTSLGVSDRHTISLLGQDLSTDLIGKVSFGHLAYRLITLREPTAPQARVFEAVLVALADHGFTPTAIAARMTYLSAPESIQGALASGLLGGGSRFLGVSEDTGRFLADALAGADELPTTPEGWDALAADAVRRQQAAGRFVPGLGHHLHKDGDPRIPALYDIAREEGQLGPHLALFEAVGRVAPEVTGKALPLNGAGACGAALADIGIPLELLRGVVLLARCAGLLGHIAEEARGHHVAADVFADVERHAVYVAPDPAPATGGEDA, encoded by the coding sequence ATGAGCGACCATCCGACGTACCCCACCTCGCTGGGCGTCTCCGACCGGCACACGATCTCGTTGCTGGGCCAGGACCTCTCCACCGACCTGATCGGCAAGGTGAGCTTCGGCCACCTCGCCTACCGGCTGATCACGCTGCGGGAGCCGACCGCCCCGCAGGCCCGCGTCTTCGAGGCCGTCCTGGTCGCGCTGGCCGACCACGGGTTCACCCCCACCGCGATCGCGGCGCGGATGACCTACCTCAGCGCGCCCGAGTCGATCCAGGGCGCCCTGGCCTCGGGGCTGCTCGGCGGCGGGTCGCGGTTCCTCGGGGTCAGCGAGGACACCGGCCGGTTCCTGGCCGACGCGCTCGCGGGAGCCGACGAGCTGCCGACGACGCCCGAGGGCTGGGACGCACTCGCCGCCGACGCCGTCCGCCGCCAGCAAGCGGCCGGCCGGTTCGTCCCCGGCCTGGGCCACCACCTGCACAAGGACGGCGACCCACGCATCCCGGCGCTGTACGACATCGCCCGCGAGGAGGGCCAGCTCGGCCCGCACCTCGCGCTCTTCGAGGCCGTCGGCCGGGTCGCCCCCGAGGTGACCGGCAAGGCGCTGCCGCTCAACGGGGCGGGCGCCTGCGGGGCGGCGCTGGCCGACATCGGCATCCCGCTGGAGCTGCTGCGCGGCGTGGTGCTCCTGGCCCGGTGTGCCGGGCTGCTCGGGCACATCGCCGAGGAGGCCCGCGGCCACCACGTGGCCGCGGACGTCTTCGCCGACGTCGAGCGGCACGCGGTGTACGTCGCCCCCGACCCAGCCCCCGCGACCGGCGGCGAGGACGCCTGA
- a CDS encoding NADH:flavin oxidoreductase, whose product MTSLADPLAFTHGPAWANRFALAPLTNTQSHADGTLSDDEHHWLEARGRGGFGLVMTAAAYVAPAGQAWAGQLGIASDDHLPGLARLAEALRATGAASAVQLHHGGRRADPAVSGRPNQCPWDEPAKGAVAMTTGEVEQMVADFVAAAVRAERAGFDGVQVHGAHGYLIGQFLDGRHNQRTDGYGGSFDDRFRVVQEVLEGIRAATGPDFQLGLRLTPEGSGITLEEGRETARRVMASGLLDHLDMSLWDVFMGSRFGAEGLLIEHFTDLPREGTRLGVAGKVVSATDARWCLEQGADFVSVGTGAILHHDFAARAVADPDFRVRERPVPREVLREEKVGPAFIDYLAAGWDDLVA is encoded by the coding sequence GTGACCTCACTCGCCGACCCGCTCGCGTTCACCCACGGCCCGGCGTGGGCCAACCGGTTCGCCCTCGCCCCGCTCACCAACACCCAGAGCCACGCGGACGGCACGCTGTCCGACGACGAGCACCACTGGCTCGAGGCGCGCGGCCGCGGCGGCTTCGGCCTGGTCATGACGGCGGCGGCGTACGTCGCGCCGGCGGGGCAGGCGTGGGCCGGCCAGCTCGGCATCGCCTCCGACGACCACCTCCCCGGCCTGGCCCGGCTCGCCGAGGCCCTGCGGGCGACCGGCGCCGCGTCCGCGGTGCAGCTGCACCACGGCGGCCGGCGGGCCGACCCCGCGGTCAGCGGCCGACCGAACCAGTGCCCGTGGGACGAGCCCGCCAAGGGCGCGGTCGCGATGACTACCGGCGAGGTCGAGCAGATGGTCGCCGACTTCGTGGCCGCCGCGGTCCGCGCCGAGCGCGCCGGCTTCGACGGCGTCCAGGTGCACGGCGCCCACGGCTACCTGATCGGGCAGTTCCTCGACGGCCGGCACAACCAGCGCACCGACGGGTACGGCGGCTCCTTCGACGACCGCTTCCGCGTCGTGCAGGAGGTGCTCGAGGGCATCCGCGCCGCCACCGGCCCCGACTTCCAGCTGGGGCTGCGGCTGACCCCCGAGGGCAGCGGGATCACGCTGGAGGAGGGCCGCGAGACCGCCCGCCGGGTGATGGCCTCGGGGCTGCTGGACCACCTCGACATGTCGCTGTGGGACGTCTTCATGGGCTCGCGCTTCGGCGCCGAGGGGCTGCTCATCGAGCACTTCACCGACCTGCCCCGCGAGGGCACCCGGCTCGGCGTCGCGGGCAAGGTCGTCTCGGCCACCGACGCCCGCTGGTGCCTGGAGCAGGGCGCCGACTTCGTCTCCGTCGGCACCGGCGCGATCCTGCACCACGACTTCGCGGCGCGGGCCGTGGCCGACCCCGACTTCCGCGTGCGCGAGCGGCCCGTCCCCCGCGAGGTGCTGCGGGAGGAGAAGGTCGGCCCGGCCTTCATCGACTACCTCGCCGCCGGCTGGGACGACCTGGTCGCCTGA
- a CDS encoding FluC/FEX family fluoride channel, with the protein MTPRLLAAVAAGGATGAALRWACGEAVPDGAGLPGTTLAINVVGSLLLALLPALAVVRRSPALCAAAGPGLLGGFTTLSAASEQTRALLAGGRPALALGYLLGTLAATLAAVALAGRWTARSRSAA; encoded by the coding sequence GTGACCCCGCGGCTGCTCGCGGCGGTGGCCGCGGGCGGCGCGACCGGCGCGGCCCTGCGCTGGGCGTGCGGCGAGGCGGTGCCCGACGGCGCCGGCCTGCCCGGCACCACGCTGGCGATCAACGTCGTCGGCAGCCTGCTGCTGGCGCTGCTGCCCGCCCTCGCGGTCGTCCGGCGCTCCCCCGCCCTCTGCGCCGCCGCCGGCCCGGGCCTGCTCGGCGGCTTCACGACGCTCTCGGCCGCCTCGGAGCAGACCCGGGCGCTGCTCGCCGGCGGCCGCCCGGCCCTGGCGCTGGGCTACCTCCTCGGCACGCTGGCCGCCACGCTGGCCGCCGTCGCCCTGGCCGGCCGGTGGACGGCCCGCTCGAGGAGCGCGGCGTGA
- a CDS encoding CaiB/BaiF CoA transferase family protein: MPDPRADGPLAGLLVADFSRVLAGPYATMLLADLGAEVVKVESPAGDDTRHWVPPRRGETGTYYLAINRGKRSIVLDLKDEDDVEVAHELSRRADVFIHNFKPGGLDRFGLGYDDVAARNPGSVYCSISGFGSTGGAHLPGYDLLVQAMSGLMSLTGDPDGPPYRAGISVFDVMTGLHSVIGILAALRHRDATGEGQHVETNLLATAMSSLVNQTSAYVAGGVVPGRMGNAHLSLFPYEPLATGDGDLVIAAGNDGQFRKLVEAMGLPELAEDERFRSVGLRNDHREELRPLLLDRLATRSAQEWFADLSAAGIPCGPINDVRGGVELATSLGLDPVVEVAGVPTVRNPIRLSATPARYDLPPPALDGHGEEIRRWLGFAPHAHAGAAPAEPPAPSA, encoded by the coding sequence GTGCCCGACCCCCGCGCGGACGGACCGCTGGCCGGCCTCCTGGTCGCCGACTTCTCCCGCGTGCTCGCCGGGCCGTACGCCACGATGCTGCTGGCCGACCTCGGCGCCGAGGTGGTCAAGGTGGAGAGCCCCGCCGGCGACGACACCCGCCACTGGGTGCCCCCGCGCCGCGGCGAGACCGGCACCTACTACCTGGCCATCAACCGCGGCAAGCGCTCGATCGTCCTGGACCTCAAGGACGAGGACGACGTCGAGGTCGCCCACGAGCTGTCGCGCCGCGCCGACGTGTTCATCCACAACTTCAAGCCCGGCGGCCTCGACCGGTTCGGCCTCGGGTACGACGACGTCGCGGCCCGCAACCCCGGCAGCGTCTACTGCTCGATCAGCGGGTTCGGCTCCACCGGCGGCGCGCACCTGCCCGGCTACGACCTGCTCGTCCAGGCGATGTCGGGGTTGATGAGCCTCACCGGCGACCCCGACGGGCCGCCGTACCGCGCCGGCATCTCGGTCTTCGACGTGATGACCGGCCTGCACTCGGTCATCGGCATCCTCGCCGCGCTGCGCCACCGCGACGCCACCGGCGAGGGCCAGCACGTCGAGACCAACCTGCTCGCGACGGCGATGTCCTCCCTGGTCAACCAGACCTCGGCGTACGTCGCCGGCGGGGTCGTCCCCGGACGGATGGGCAACGCCCACCTCAGCCTGTTCCCCTACGAGCCGCTCGCGACGGGCGACGGCGACCTCGTGATCGCCGCGGGCAACGACGGCCAGTTCCGCAAGCTGGTGGAGGCGATGGGGCTGCCCGAGCTCGCCGAGGACGAGCGGTTCCGCAGCGTGGGGCTGCGCAACGACCACCGCGAGGAGCTGCGGCCGCTGCTGCTGGACCGGCTCGCCACCCGCTCGGCGCAGGAGTGGTTCGCCGACCTCAGTGCCGCCGGCATCCCCTGCGGCCCGATCAACGACGTGCGCGGTGGCGTCGAGCTGGCCACCTCCCTCGGCCTGGACCCGGTCGTGGAGGTCGCCGGCGTGCCGACGGTCCGCAACCCGATCCGGCTCAGCGCGACCCCGGCCCGCTACGACCTGCCGCCGCCGGCGCTGGACGGCCACGGCGAGGAGATCCGCCGCTGGCTCGGCTTCGCGCCGCACGCCCACGCCGGCGCCGCCCCCGCCGAGCCGCCCGCGCCCTCCGCCTGA
- a CDS encoding GTPase domain-containing protein: MSDSRRGLRAVPSSLARGRDRLTGALQHRYPTVAVTGMTGVGKSELVDHLAGRPRREEPSEAGSAVMERRVRRDRRLRGFRFRVVPGENAATRLGALDEVFHDDPVDGVLHVVANGYATGRRPAGTTGAVPVDREEQLARELEDWTVTAHRIASMAVRRPRPTWLVVVVTKVDLFLDDVDEVVRSYSPGSGTPFGDRVDELRALAGAAKLSIDVLPACSRLEPDSRLSPQQRDAYLAALETRMGQLAGHV; encoded by the coding sequence ATGAGCGACTCACGCCGCGGCCTGCGCGCCGTACCCTCCAGCCTCGCGCGCGGCCGCGACCGCCTGACCGGCGCGCTCCAGCACCGCTACCCGACCGTGGCCGTCACCGGCATGACCGGCGTCGGCAAGAGCGAGCTGGTCGACCACCTCGCCGGCCGGCCGCGCCGCGAGGAGCCCTCGGAGGCCGGATCGGCGGTCATGGAGCGGCGGGTCCGCCGGGACCGGCGGCTGCGCGGCTTCCGGTTCCGGGTGGTGCCGGGGGAGAACGCCGCGACCCGGCTGGGCGCGCTCGACGAGGTCTTCCACGACGACCCGGTCGACGGCGTGCTGCACGTGGTCGCGAACGGCTACGCCACCGGCCGGCGCCCGGCCGGCACGACCGGCGCGGTGCCCGTCGACCGCGAGGAGCAGCTGGCTCGCGAGCTGGAGGACTGGACCGTCACCGCCCACCGGATCGCCTCGATGGCGGTGCGCCGCCCCCGGCCGACCTGGCTGGTCGTCGTGGTGACCAAGGTCGACCTCTTCCTCGACGACGTCGACGAGGTCGTCCGCTCCTACTCACCGGGCAGCGGCACGCCGTTCGGCGACCGGGTCGACGAGCTGCGCGCCCTCGCCGGGGCGGCGAAGCTCTCGATCGACGTGCTGCCCGCGTGCAGCCGGCTCGAGCCGGACAGCCGGCTCAGCCCGCAGCAGCGCGACGCCTACCTGGCCGCGCTCGAGACCCGGATGGGGCAGCTCGCCGGCCACGTCTAG